AGGGCGGGCAGGGTCTCCTCGTCGACCTCGCGGGGCAGGCCGTTGAAGCCTTCGAGGACGAGGCCGCGTTCCTCCGCGGAGAGGATCTCGGCCCGCGACACCGGCTGGTCGGGGGCGGCGACGAGTGCCCCGACGAGCCGGCGGAGCCGGTCGGCGATGAGCTCGGCGGTCGACCGGTCGAAGAGTTCGGTGGCGAACTCCAGTCGGCAGCCGAGGAAGTCGCTGTCGGCGCCGTCGGTGGAGGTGCGCTCGGTGAAGCTGAACACCAGGTCGAACTTGGCGGAGCCGGTCCGGAACGGCACGTACCGCGCCTGGAGTCCGGGCAGCCGCAGCTCGTCGTCGGTACGGGCGTGATAGCCGACCATCACCTGGAACAGCGGGTTCCGGGAGAGGGAACGGGTCGGGTTGAGCTTCTCCACGACCGCTTCGAAGGGGACGTCCGCGTGGGAGAACGCGGCCAGGTCGGTCGTGCGCACCCGGCGCAGGAGTTCGGTGAAGCCGGGGTCGCCGGACAGGTCCGTCCGCAGCACCAGGGTGTTGACGAAGAAGCCGACCAGCTCGTCCAGGGCCTCGTCGCCGCGGCCGGCGATGGGTGCGCCGAGGGGGATGTCGGTGCCCGCGCCGAGGCGGTGGAGCAGGGCGGCCACGGCCGCGTGCACCACCATGAACATGCTGGCGCCGGTCTCGCGGGCGAGCTTCCTGAGGCCCTCGTGGACCGTGCGGTCGAAGGTGACGTCCAGCTCGGCGCCGGTGAACGCCGGGCGGGCGGGCCGCGGCCGGTCGGTGGGCAGCTCCAGCTCCTCGGGCGCGCCGGCCAGGACCGTGCTCCAGTGCTCCAGCTGCCGGGCCGCGAGGCTCGCCGGGTCGGCCGGGTCGCCCAGGAGGCGCTGCTGCCAGAGGGCGTAGTCGGCGTACTGGACGGGCAGCGGCTCCCAGTCGGGGGCGGCGCCGTCGAGGCGGGCCGTGTAGGCGGCGGTCAGGTCCCGGAGGAAGGGCCGGTCGGACCACTCGTCGGTGGTGATGTGGTGCAGGAGCAGCACCACGACGTGGTCGTCGGGCGCCACCTCCACGATCGTGGCGCGGACCGGCAGTTCGCCGGCGAGGTCGAACGGCCGCCGGACGGCCGCGTCGACGATGCCGGGCACCTCCTCCTCGGCGGCGCGGAGGTGCTCCACGACGGGTGCGGCTCCGGCGGGCAGGACCCGCTGGAACGCGTGGCCGTCGCGCTCGGCGAAGACCGTGCGGAGCGCTTCGTGGCGGTCGGTCACGTCGGCGAGGGCGGCGCGCCAGGCGTCACGGTCGAGGGCGCCGCGCAGCCGCATGACGAGCGGGAAGTTGTACGCGGCGGAGGTGCACTCGATCTGCTGGATGACCCACAGGCGCTGCTGGGCGTGGGACAGCGGCAGTTCACCGGGCCGCCCGTCCGCCGGGCCGGCCGTCAGGGCGGGTCGGGCGGCGCCGCGCGAGGCCGCCGCGCGCTCCACGAGCTCGGCGACGGTGGGCGCCTCGAAGAGGTCGCGGATCGCGAGCTCGGCGTCGAGCGCGGTGCGGGCGCGGCTGACGAGGCGGGTGGCGAGGAGCGAGTGCCCGCCCAGGTCGAAGAAGTCGCTGTCGATGCCGACACCGCCCTCGGCGAGGCCGAGGACCTCCGCGAAGAGCGCGCAGAGCGTCTCCTCCTGCGGGGTGCGCGGCGCGCGGGTCCGGCCGGTGCCGACGAGGTCGGGTGCGGGCAGGGCCCTGACGTCCAGCTTGCCGTTGACGGTCAGCGGCAGGGTCGCCACGGTGACCAGCGCGGACGGGATCATGTAGTCGGGCAGGCCGGTCTTCAGGTGCTCGCGCAGCCGTGGGACGAGCGTCTCGTCGGGTTCGGCGGAGTCCTCCCGTACGAGATAGCCGACCAGCCGCTTCGTCCCGGCGGTCTCGTGGACGACCACGGCGGCGTGGGCGACCTCCGGGTGCGCCGACAGGGCCGTGGCGATCTCACCGAGCTCGATGCGGTAGCCGCGGATCTTGACCTGGTCGTCGGTGCGGCCGAGGAAGTCGAGCAGGCCGTCGGGGCGCTGCCGTACGAGGTCGCCCGTGCGGTACATCCGCTCCCCGGGCTCGCCGAACGGGTCGGCGACGAACCGCTCGGCCGTCAGGGCGGCCCGGTCCTGGTAGCCGCGGGCGAGGCCGGTTCCGGCGATGTACAGCTCGCCGGGGCAGCCCGGGGGGACGGGGCGCAGCATCGCGTCGAGCACATGGGCGCGGGTGTTGCGGATGGCCGTGCCGACCGTGGACGTCGCGCTCTCGGTGGTGGAGCCGCCGAGCGTGTTGATCGTGTACTCGGTGGGGCCGTACAGGTTGTAGCCGTACGTTCCCTCGGTGTCGCGCAGCCGCGTCCACACGGTGTCGGGCACGGCCTCGCCGCCGAGCAGGACCAGGGCGGGCCGGTGCCGGCCCGTGGCCTCGTCCCGGTCGAGCAGGCCCTCCTCGATCAGCAGCTGGGCGTAGGTGGGGGTCACGTTGACGACGTCGACGCGGTGTTCGTCGCAGTACGCGACGAGGGCCTCGGCGTCGCGGCGGAGTTCCTCGTCGCAGACGTGCACCTCGTGGCCCTCGACGAGCCAGAGCAGCTCCTCCCAGGACATGTCGAAGGCGAAGGAGACGGTGTGCGCGATGCGCAGTCGTCGGCCGCCTGCCGAGGCGATGGCCGGGGCGAAGACCTCCTTCTGGTGGTTGAGCTGCATGTTCGTCAGGCCCCTGTAGGGGGTGACGACGCCCTTCGGCCGGCCGGTGGAGCCGGAGGTGTAGATGACGTACGCGGGGTGCTCCAGGCGGCCCGGCACACCGCGGGCGAACGCGGGCCGCTCGGCGTCGGTGATCTCGCCGTCGGGCAGTGCCGCCAGCTTGGCTGTCACGTGCGGGTCGTCGAGGAGGACCTCGGGGGCGACGGGTCCGTCCGCGCCGCGCAGCGTCGGGGCGACGGCGGTCGTGGACAGCAGGCACAGCGGTCCGGTGTCCTCGGCCATCAGGCGCAGCCGGTCGGCCGGGTGGTCGAGGTCGAGCGGCAGGTAGGCGGAGCCCGTCCGCAGGACGGCGAAGAGCGCGGCGACCATCTCGATGGACCGGGGCAGCGCGAGCGCCACGACCTTCTCGGGTCCGGCGCCACGGGCGAGCAGCAGCCGGGCCAGGCGGTTGATCTGCGCGTCCAGTTCGGCGTACGTGAGGGAGCGGTCACCGAAGACGAGCGCCACCGCGTCGGGGGTACGGGCGACCTGGGCCGTCAGCATGTCGGCGACGGTCTCGTCCGGCACCTCCTCGCGGGTGGCCGCCCGGCCGGAGACCAGCGCGGCCCGCTCCTCGGGCAGCAGCAGGTCCACTCCGGCGGTACGGGGAGCCGGGCCTCCCCCGGCCTCCCCGCCTTCCCCGGATCCCCCGGATCCCCCGGATCCCCCGGCTTCCAGGGCTTCGCCCAGCCGGTCGAGGACCGTCGTGAACCGGGCGAGGATCGTGCCGGCGGCCTCCGCGTCGAACAGGTCGGGCCGGGCGGCAAGCGTCACCCGCAGCCGCGCGCCGGGGGTGACGATCAGCGTGAGCGGGAAGTGGGTGCCGTCGACGTTCGACACGTCGGTGATGCCGTGCCGCGCCCGCAGCTCCGCCGCGCGCTCCTCGCCGTCGGCCGAGCGGAGCACGAACAGGGTGTCGAAGAGGCGGCGGTGGCCCGTCTCCTGCTGGAGCGTGCCGAGTCCCACGTACTCGTACGGCATGACGGACACGCGCTCGGACTGGATCCGCCGCAGCAGGTCGAGCAGGGGCTCGCCCGGGGCGAAGGCGATCCGGGCGGGGACGGTGTTCAGGAACATGCCGATGATGCCGGCCACGTGCGGGACGTCCGTCGGACGCCCGGCGACCGCCGTGCCGAAGACCACGTCTCCACGGCCCGTCAGCGCCGAGAGGACGAGCCCCCAGGCCGCGTTCAGCACGGTGTTCAGGGTGAGTCCGTGCCGCCGGGCGAGGGCCCGGAGCCGGTCGCTGCTCTCCTCGCCGAGGAGGGCGTCGAAGTCGGCCGGGATGACCGGTCCCGCGTCGCGGCCGGCCGGGGCGACGAGCGTCGGCTCGTCGAATCCGGCGAGGGCCGTGCGCCAGGCGTCGAGGGCGGCCGCGGTGTCCTGGGCGTCGAGCCAGGCCAGGTAGTCGCGGTACGAGCCGGGCAGCGGCAGTCCGGTGGCGTCGCCGGCCCGCTCGTACAGGGTGAACAGCTCCTCCAGGAACAGCCAGGCGGACCAGCCGTCCCAGAGGATGAGGTGATGGGTGAGGACGAGCCGGTCCCGGCCGTCGCCGAGACGGATCAGCAGCAGGCGGCAGAGCGGCGCGGCGGACAGGTCGAAGCGCCGCCGGCGGTCGGCGGCGAGCAGCTCCTCCACCCGGGCCCGCCGCTCCTCCTCGGGCAGCCCGCTCAGGTCCACCTCCACCAGGGGGATCTCGGCGCCGTCCACGATGAACTGGACGGGCCGGGGCAGGCCGTCGCTGGTGAACCCGGCGCGCAGGCCGGTGTTGCGCGCGAGGAGGGTGCGGCAGGCGGCCCGCAGCCGGTCGGCGTCGACCCGGCGGTCGAAGTCCAGGGCCTCCTGGGACTGGTAGACGTCGAGTGCGTCGCCCGCGTCGTAGGTGGCGTGGAAGTACATGCCCTCCTGCAGCGGGGAGAGCGGCCAGACGTCCGCGACGGGCAGTCCGGCGGCGGCGTGGACGCGCGCGGTCTCCTCGGCGGTGAGGACGAGTCCGCCCAAGGGGGCCGGGACCGGGGCCGGTGGCTGCGGGGGCGCGGCGGCGGTCAGCTGGTCGAGCAGGGCCTTGAGGGCCGGGTCGACGGCGGCGCCGGACTGCTGCTGGAGGGCGAGGACGGCCTGGAGGGCGGCGGCGGCCTGCCCGGCGTCGGATGCGGAGACGGTCACGCCGTCGGGCTGCACGGGTACCTCGGCTGTCTGGGCTGTCTGGGGTGTCAGGGGTGCGGCCGGGTCGGCCGGGGCGGGGGCGGGGGCCGCGTGTGCGGCCGCCTCGGCGAGGGCCGCGGGGGTGCGGCAGGCGAACACGTCACGCGGGCTGAGCGTCAGCCCCTGTTCGCGGGCCCGGGTGGCGACGGTGATGGAGCTGAGGCTGTCGCCGCCCAGGACGAAGAAGTCGTCGTCGACGCCGGTCCCCGGCACACCCAGGACGTCGGCGAAGATCGCGCACAGGATGCTCTCCCGCTCGTCACGGGGCCCGCGTCCGCCGGCCCGGGGCACTGCCTCGGGGGCGGGCAGGGCGTTCTGGTCGAGCTTGCCGCTGGGCGTCAACGGCAGCTCGGCGACGACCACGACGACGCTCGGCACCATGGCGGCGGGCAGCGCTTCGGCGAGCGCGGCACGCAGCGACGCGGAGTCGGGGACGACGGCGGACGCGGGGGCGGGAACGGAGGCGGACGCGGGGGCAGGGACGGAGGCGGACGCGGAGGCAGGGGCGGAGGCAGCGGCCGTGGCCGTGGGTACGTCGGGCGCCGGGGCGGCTCCGGCCGGGGTCGGGACCGCGTACGCGACGAGGGCCCCGTCGCGGACGATCACGGCGGCGCGGGCCACCCCCGGCAGGGCCGCGAGGGCGGTCTCGACCTCGCCCGGTTCGACGCGGTTGCCGCGGACCTTGACCTGGCGGTCGGTGCGCCCGAGGTACTCGACCGCGCCGTCGGAGCGGCGCCGCACGAGGTCGCCCGTGCGGTACATCCTCTCCCCCGGCGCCCCGAACGGATCGGCCACGAACCGCTCGGCGGTCAGCCCGGGCCGGTCGTGGTAGGCCCGTGCCAGCTGGACGCCCGCGAGGTACAGCTCGCCCGGCACCCCGTCAGGGACCGGGCGCAGGAACGGGTCCAGGACGTACAGCCGGGTGTTCCACACGGGCCGGCCGATGGGGACGGCCGGTTCCGCACCGCCCTCGTACGGGAAGTACGTGACGTCCACGGCGGCCTCGGTGGGGCCGTAGAGGTTGTGCAGCGGCACGGGTCCCCGGCCGGGGGCGGTCCGCGCGGTGAGGTCCCACCAGCGGCGGGCGTCGGCGCCGGTGAGCGCCTCGCCGCTGCAGAACACCCGGCGGAGGCTCGCCGCCCAGTCGGGAAGGTCCGTGGCGGTCTCCATGACCTGGACGAACGCCGCCAGCATCGACGGCACGAAGTGGACCGTGGTGACGGCCCGGTCGTGGATCAGACCGGCCAGGTAGGCGGGGTCGCGGTGGCCGTCGGGGTGGGCGAGGACGACGGTCGCCCCCTCGGTCAGCGGCCAGAAGAACTCCCACACCGACACGTCGAAGCTGGAGGGGGTCTTCTGGAGGACCCGGTCGTCGGCGGTCAGCCCGTACGTGTGCTGCATCCAGGCGAGCCGGTTGACCACGGCCCGGTGGGTGACGGCGACGCCCTTGGGACGGCCGGTGGAGCCCGAGGTGTAGATCAGGTACGCCGGGTGGTCGGGGCCCGCGGGATGGTCGGGGTCCGCGGGATGGTCGGGGCCCGCGGGCCGCGCGGGTGCCTCGGAGGCGGGCCCGCCCCGTCCCTCCTCCCCCACGACGAGACGGTCGAGACCCGGCACGACGGGCAGCCGCCCGGCCGCCTCCTCGGTCGTCACGACCAGCCGCGCGCCCGAGTCGGTGAGCATGAAGGCGACCCGGTCGGCCGGGTAGTCGAGGTCGACGGGCAGGTAGGCGGCGCCCGCCTTGAGGACGCCGAGGAGCGCGACCATCAGTTCGGCGGAGCGGGGCACCGCGACGGCGACGTACTGCTCGGGGCCCGCGCCGCGCGCCCGGAGCCGACGGGCCAACTCCTCGGCACGCACGTCGAGTTCCGCGTACGAGAGGGTGGTGCCCTCGAAGACGACGGCCGGGGCGTGCGGGGTCTCCGCCACCCGTGCGGCGACGAGCGAGGCGAGGGTCGCCCCGGCGACGGGGTGCCCGGTCGCGTTGAGCTCCGCGAGGTGTCCTTGCTCGCGGACGGAGAGCACCCCGGTGCGCCCGACGAGGCGGTCGGGTTCCGTGACGACGGTCCGCAGGAGGGCCGTGAACCGGCCGGCGAGGACGGCCACCGCGATCCGGTCGAGTCGGGCCGCGTCGTGCTTGAACCGCAGCAGCAGACCGCCGTCGGCCGGCTCGACGACGAGCGCGAGCGGGTAGTGCACGGCGTCGAGGATCTCGGCGCCGGTGACGCGGAGCCGGTCGGGTTCCGCCTGCCCGGGCCCGTCGCCGGTCGGGTGGTTCTCCCACACCAGGAGCGTGTCGAAGAGTTCGCCGCCGCCCGCGATCCGCTGGATGTCGGCGAGGCCGAGGTGCTGGTGGTCGAGGAGGGCGCTGTGCTCGTCCTGGACGCGCCGCAGGAGGCCGGTGAGCGACTCGTCGGGGCGCAGGGTGACGCGGGCGGGGACCGTGTTGATGAAGAGGCCCACGGCGGAGTCGAGGCCCGCGACCTCCGTGGTCCGCCCGGACACGGTGGTGCCGAAGACGACGTCCTGGCGTCCGGTCAGGGCGCCGAGGAGCAGACCCCAGACACCGTGGAGGACGGTGCTCAGGGTCAGGCCGCGGCTCCGGGCGTAGGAGGTCAGCTCGTCGGTGAGGCCCTGGGGAAGCCGGGTGTCGACGCGCTCGGGCCGGGCGGTCACGCCGGCGGTGCCCGTGGCGGAGAGGTCGGGCAGCAGGGTCGGGCCGGCGAGCCCGTCGAGGGCCTCGCGCCAGGCCTCGCGGGCGGCGTCCCGGTCCCGGCCCGCGAGCCAGGCCAGGTACGGCTCCGGGGCGACGGGCTCGGGGAGGTCGGCGCCCTCGTACGCGGCGGTCAGTTCACGGAGCAGCACCGCGACGGACCAGCCGTCGGCGACGATGTGGTGCAGCGTGAGGAGGAGCCGGTGGCGCTGCCCGTCCCTGACGAGGGTGGCGCGCAGCAGGGGCGGCCGGTCCAGGTCGAACCGCTCGGCGCGGTCGGCGCGCAGGAGTGCGTCGAGTCCGGTGGTGGCGGTGTCGGCCTCCCGCCACGGCAGGGTCACGTGCTCGGCGAGCCGCTGGACGATCTCGCCTCCGGGCAGCTGGCGGAAGGAGGCGCGTAGCAGCGGGTGCCGGTCGAGGAGGAGTTGGAGCGAGCCGCGCAGGCGGTCGGGGTCGACGGGGCCCGTGAGGTCGAGGAGTTCCTGGACGAGGTAGAGGTCGGCGGCGCGGTCGTCGAACTCCGCGTGGAAGAAGAAGCCTTCCTGGAGCGGGGAGACGGGCAGGGCCTCCACGTCGAGTTCCGCGTGGGTCGCGGGGGCGGGTGCGGTGGACTCGCCGGCGATCCGGGCGAGCGCGGCGACGGTCCGGTGCCGGAACACCTCGCGCGGGGTGATCACGAGTCCGGCCTCCCGGGCCCGGTACACGAGCTGGATGGCGACGATGCTGTCCCCGCCCAGTTCGAAGAAGCTGTCGTGGACGCCCACCGACGGCAGGCCCAGGACCTGGGCGAAGAGTGCGGCGAGCACGGTCTCGGCCGGGGTACCCGGGGTACCCGGGGTGTCGGCACCGGTCAGGGCCGTCCACCGTGGCTCCGGCAGCGCCTTGCCGTCGAGCTTGCCGTTGGGGGTCAGCGGGAGCGGGCCTTCGAGGACGACGACGGCCGACGGGACCATGTGGTCGGGCAGCGTGTCGGTCACCCGGGCCCGTGCGGCCGTCACGGCGGCCTCGGCCTCCGCGCCTCCCGCCTCCGCGACCAGGTAGGCCACGAGCCGCTTGACGCCCCGGTGGTCCTCGCGGGCGAGGACGGCGGCCTGGGCGATGCCCGGGCAGGCCATGAGGGCGCTCTCGATCTCGCCGGGCTCGATCCGGTGGCCCCTGATCTTGATCTGGCCGTCCGCGCGGCCGAGGAACTCCAGGTTGCCGTCGGCGCCCCAGCGGACCCGGTCGCCGGTGCGGTACATCCGGGTGCCGGGCTCGCCGTGGGGGTCGGCGACGAACCGCTCCGAGGTCAGCCCCGCGCGGCCCAGATAGCCGCGCGCGAGGCCGCGCCCGGCCACGTACAGCTCGCCCTCCGCTCCGACGGGGACGGGGCGGAGCGCCGTGTCGAGCACGTAGGCGCGGGTGTTGGGGTCGGGTCGGCCGATGGGCGCGGGGCCCGGCCGGTCGGGCTCGGCGAGCCAGAGGGTGGAGTTGACGCTCGCCTCCGTGAGGCCGTACGCGACGACGACCCGGAGCCTGCCGTCCCAGCGGGCGATCAGCTCGCCGGGAACCGCCTCGGTGCCGACGACGAGCACGGCGCCCGGGGGGAGTTCGCACTCCTGCGGCAGTGCCGAGACCAGCGAAGGCGGCAGGATCATGTGGGTGGCGCCGTGGCGCGCGATGTAGTCGGTGAGCGCGGGGCCCGCGACGCGCCGCTCGGCCGGGACGACGATGATCCGGCCGCCGACGCAGAGCGACATGATCAGGTCCCACACCGTCACGTCGAAGCCGACGGAGGCGAACTGGACGACGCGGCTGTCGGCGGTGATGCCGATCCGGTCGGTCGCGGTGGCGATGAGGCTGCCGACGCCGTCGTGCGGGACGACGACGCCCTTGGGGCGGCCCGTCGAGCCGGAGGTGTAGATGACGTACGCGGCCTGGTCGAGGTCGACCGGTACGCCCGGGTCGGTGTCCGTCTGAGCGGCGAGGGCCTCCGTGGTCGCCCGGTCGTCGAGCAGGAGGTGGGTGACGCCCTCCGCCGCGGGGAGCTCACCGGCGAGCGCGCGCACGGTCACGACGGTGCGCGCCCCGGCGTCGGCCAGCATGTAGGCGAGCCGGTCGCGGGGGTGGTCCGCGTCCAGCGGCAGGTAGGCGGCGCCGGCCTTCATCACGGCGAGCAGGGCCACGACGAGTTCCGGCGAGCGGGGCAGGGCCACGCCCACCACGTCCTCGGCGCCGACGCCCCGGGCGGCGAGGAGGCGGGCGAGACGGTTGGCGGCGGCGTTGAGCTCGGCGTAGGTCAGTTCCCGGTCCTCGCAGACGAGGGCGACGGCCCCGGGCCGGCGGTGGACCTGCCGCTCGAAGGCGGCGGGCCAGGAGAGCTCGGTCACCTCGCGCGGCGCGACACCGAACTCGTCGAGTACCAGGGTGCGTTCGGCGGCGGAGGTGAGTTCGAGGTGGCCGACGGGCCGGTCGAGGTCCTCGGTGAAGGCATGCAGCAGGGCGAGGAAACGGCGCTCGTGGTCGCCGAGTTCGGCCTCGTCGCAGACGTCCGCGTCGGCGTCGAGGTGGAGGGTGAAGCCCCGGCGATCCCGAGCGTCCTGGCCGTCCTGGCCGCCTTGACCGCCCTGGCCGCCTTGACCGTCCCGACCGTCCTGACCTCCTTGACCGTCCCGACCGTCCTGACCTCCTTGACCGTCCTGGCCGCTCGCGCGGTCCTCGGTCTCCGCGAAGGTGAAAGCCAG
Above is a genomic segment from Streptomyces sp. NBC_00094 containing:
- a CDS encoding non-ribosomal peptide synthetase; this encodes MFDVESDRTSASGIPLTGGQSGIWRARQLDPDSSAYNIVFTLDVRGAVDLGRLTAGVRRAVEEAECLHVTVVEGAEGPRQVPRPFPVDVTVVDLRTAADPEEAAAAWTAADRDRPVDPARGPLFAHALLRLSDDRLLWVQRYHHIVVDGAGVALITRRAGEYCAAGDQAPAAPDGPSLAGLVAADRAYRTSARHEEDRAWWADRMAGRTEPVRLVERGTAPMTRRLRRTTELPPQVVDRLHAAARSAGVRPSRVLLAAVAAYLHRAVGEQDLVLGLPIAARRDEVSAAVPGMVSNIVPLRLAVGPADTAAALVAQVRDAVADAVAHGRYRAEDLARELGLVDGVPELVGPTVNVLPRPEGLRFGGEADVRAELCPEWLGPVSDLAFTFAETEDRASGQDGQGGQDGRDGQGGQDGRDGQGGQGGQGGQDGQDARDRRGFTLHLDADADVCDEAELGDHERRFLALLHAFTEDLDRPVGHLELTSAAERTLVLDEFGVAPREVTELSWPAAFERQVHRRPGAVALVCEDRELTYAELNAAANRLARLLAARGVGAEDVVGVALPRSPELVVALLAVMKAGAAYLPLDADHPRDRLAYMLADAGARTVVTVRALAGELPAAEGVTHLLLDDRATTEALAAQTDTDPGVPVDLDQAAYVIYTSGSTGRPKGVVVPHDGVGSLIATATDRIGITADSRVVQFASVGFDVTVWDLIMSLCVGGRIIVVPAERRVAGPALTDYIARHGATHMILPPSLVSALPQECELPPGAVLVVGTEAVPGELIARWDGRLRVVVAYGLTEASVNSTLWLAEPDRPGPAPIGRPDPNTRAYVLDTALRPVPVGAEGELYVAGRGLARGYLGRAGLTSERFVADPHGEPGTRMYRTGDRVRWGADGNLEFLGRADGQIKIRGHRIEPGEIESALMACPGIAQAAVLAREDHRGVKRLVAYLVAEAGGAEAEAAVTAARARVTDTLPDHMVPSAVVVLEGPLPLTPNGKLDGKALPEPRWTALTGADTPGTPGTPAETVLAALFAQVLGLPSVGVHDSFFELGGDSIVAIQLVYRAREAGLVITPREVFRHRTVAALARIAGESTAPAPATHAELDVEALPVSPLQEGFFFHAEFDDRAADLYLVQELLDLTGPVDPDRLRGSLQLLLDRHPLLRASFRQLPGGEIVQRLAEHVTLPWREADTATTGLDALLRADRAERFDLDRPPLLRATLVRDGQRHRLLLTLHHIVADGWSVAVLLRELTAAYEGADLPEPVAPEPYLAWLAGRDRDAAREAWREALDGLAGPTLLPDLSATGTAGVTARPERVDTRLPQGLTDELTSYARSRGLTLSTVLHGVWGLLLGALTGRQDVVFGTTVSGRTTEVAGLDSAVGLFINTVPARVTLRPDESLTGLLRRVQDEHSALLDHQHLGLADIQRIAGGGELFDTLLVWENHPTGDGPGQAEPDRLRVTGAEILDAVHYPLALVVEPADGGLLLRFKHDAARLDRIAVAVLAGRFTALLRTVVTEPDRLVGRTGVLSVREQGHLAELNATGHPVAGATLASLVAARVAETPHAPAVVFEGTTLSYAELDVRAEELARRLRARGAGPEQYVAVAVPRSAELMVALLGVLKAGAAYLPVDLDYPADRVAFMLTDSGARLVVTTEEAAGRLPVVPGLDRLVVGEEGRGGPASEAPARPAGPDHPADPDHPAGPDHPAYLIYTSGSTGRPKGVAVTHRAVVNRLAWMQHTYGLTADDRVLQKTPSSFDVSVWEFFWPLTEGATVVLAHPDGHRDPAYLAGLIHDRAVTTVHFVPSMLAAFVQVMETATDLPDWAASLRRVFCSGEALTGADARRWWDLTARTAPGRGPVPLHNLYGPTEAAVDVTYFPYEGGAEPAVPIGRPVWNTRLYVLDPFLRPVPDGVPGELYLAGVQLARAYHDRPGLTAERFVADPFGAPGERMYRTGDLVRRRSDGAVEYLGRTDRQVKVRGNRVEPGEVETALAALPGVARAAVIVRDGALVAYAVPTPAGAAPAPDVPTATAAASAPASASASVPAPASASVPAPASAVVPDSASLRAALAEALPAAMVPSVVVVVAELPLTPSGKLDQNALPAPEAVPRAGGRGPRDERESILCAIFADVLGVPGTGVDDDFFVLGGDSLSSITVATRAREQGLTLSPRDVFACRTPAALAEAAAHAAPAPAPADPAAPLTPQTAQTAEVPVQPDGVTVSASDAGQAAAALQAVLALQQQSGAAVDPALKALLDQLTAAAPPQPPAPVPAPLGGLVLTAEETARVHAAAGLPVADVWPLSPLQEGMYFHATYDAGDALDVYQSQEALDFDRRVDADRLRAACRTLLARNTGLRAGFTSDGLPRPVQFIVDGAEIPLVEVDLSGLPEEERRARVEELLAADRRRRFDLSAAPLCRLLLIRLGDGRDRLVLTHHLILWDGWSAWLFLEELFTLYERAGDATGLPLPGSYRDYLAWLDAQDTAAALDAWRTALAGFDEPTLVAPAGRDAGPVIPADFDALLGEESSDRLRALARRHGLTLNTVLNAAWGLVLSALTGRGDVVFGTAVAGRPTDVPHVAGIIGMFLNTVPARIAFAPGEPLLDLLRRIQSERVSVMPYEYVGLGTLQQETGHRRLFDTLFVLRSADGEERAAELRARHGITDVSNVDGTHFPLTLIVTPGARLRVTLAARPDLFDAEAAGTILARFTTVLDRLGEALEAGGSGGSGGSGEGGEAGGGPAPRTAGVDLLLPEERAALVSGRAATREEVPDETVADMLTAQVARTPDAVALVFGDRSLTYAELDAQINRLARLLLARGAGPEKVVALALPRSIEMVAALFAVLRTGSAYLPLDLDHPADRLRLMAEDTGPLCLLSTTAVAPTLRGADGPVAPEVLLDDPHVTAKLAALPDGEITDAERPAFARGVPGRLEHPAYVIYTSGSTGRPKGVVTPYRGLTNMQLNHQKEVFAPAIASAGGRRLRIAHTVSFAFDMSWEELLWLVEGHEVHVCDEELRRDAEALVAYCDEHRVDVVNVTPTYAQLLIEEGLLDRDEATGRHRPALVLLGGEAVPDTVWTRLRDTEGTYGYNLYGPTEYTINTLGGSTTESATSTVGTAIRNTRAHVLDAMLRPVPPGCPGELYIAGTGLARGYQDRAALTAERFVADPFGEPGERMYRTGDLVRQRPDGLLDFLGRTDDQVKIRGYRIELGEIATALSAHPEVAHAAVVVHETAGTKRLVGYLVREDSAEPDETLVPRLREHLKTGLPDYMIPSALVTVATLPLTVNGKLDVRALPAPDLVGTGRTRAPRTPQEETLCALFAEVLGLAEGGVGIDSDFFDLGGHSLLATRLVSRARTALDAELAIRDLFEAPTVAELVERAAASRGAARPALTAGPADGRPGELPLSHAQQRLWVIQQIECTSAAYNFPLVMRLRGALDRDAWRAALADVTDRHEALRTVFAERDGHAFQRVLPAGAAPVVEHLRAAEEEVPGIVDAAVRRPFDLAGELPVRATIVEVAPDDHVVVLLLHHITTDEWSDRPFLRDLTAAYTARLDGAAPDWEPLPVQYADYALWQQRLLGDPADPASLAARQLEHWSTVLAGAPEELELPTDRPRPARPAFTGAELDVTFDRTVHEGLRKLARETGASMFMVVHAAVAALLHRLGAGTDIPLGAPIAGRGDEALDELVGFFVNTLVLRTDLSGDPGFTELLRRVRTTDLAAFSHADVPFEAVVEKLNPTRSLSRNPLFQVMVGYHARTDDELRLPGLQARYVPFRTGSAKFDLVFSFTERTSTDGADSDFLGCRLEFATELFDRSTAELIADRLRRLVGALVAAPDQPVSRAEILSAEERGLVLEGFNGLPREVDEETLPALFARWVAERPDAVAVVERSRPVTYAQLDARANRLARLLAARGVGAESVVGVAVPRSVDMIATVVAALKLGAAFLPLDLVHPGDRLAYMIENSGAAVVVGTEPVAGKIPDVTGVPVVLLDDPDTAAELAALPGTPHAGGPVGLHQAAYVIYTSGSTGRPKGVVVPHEGIASLVATAVDRMGLEHDSRVLQFASIGFDVFAFELAMALCHGGRLVLVTDEARVAGPALTDFLADQRITHMILPPSLVSALPPGCVLPEGSTVLVGTETVPPDLFERFGATADLICAYGLTEATVNSTLWPAREHGGRASGRVPIGRPDPNTRCYVLDEHLRPVPPGVVGELYVAGRGLARGYLGQPGLTAERFVADPFGAPGARMYRTGDRARWRADGNLDFLGRVDTQVKIRGFRIELGEIEAALAGHPSVAQAAVLPDRDGDIVRLVGYAVPETVEGAPRALDPRELRAHVAGQLPEYMVPALVVALDGPLPLTPNGKLDHKALPAPEWSAMTGDARPATGTQARLAELFCEILKLDGVGAHDSFFALGGHSMASMRLLGRIRAEFGVELSIRDVFDALTVAGIAGKLDGASAARPALRPARDTTADGTDRPVAPVQRWQWEAYRRSPGFDHALVLRSPGGLDADVLAAALADVTARHEPLRTAFTERDGTVLRRAVEAPVPTSERCADLDARIAELATRAPDLEREPALRVRLLTGPDGAQALLVTLHYLAADEWSVVPLFRDLTTAYTARAAGLPPAWEPLPVTYADYSRWASELLGDLDDPGSRGGGQLAYWRRTLMGAPREIALPADVPSAAPEVPSAAPEVSNAAPDVPSAGPDVPSVRAEGRVARGAAGHVEFVLDAQLHADVDRLARATGTSMFMVLHSALATLLTAHGAGTDLPMGTMVAGRTDDRLADLVGCLFNTVLLRTDTAGDPTFAELLTRVRETTLSALDRQDVPFDAVVRAAGLRPEGPQVMVIHHEQADLDRLEGGVGALQAVPTGSARAELTLSFHEPRGEGPVHCAIIHAHERIGAARARRLAEELRTLLRTVTTDAGQPLSTLFDVISTRSENA